Genomic segment of Pararhodobacter zhoushanensis:
CCGCGAGGATCATCTGGTCAAGATGTCGATTCTGGTGAATGACGAACCGGTCGATGCGCTGTCGATGATGGTCCACCGCGACCGCGCCGAGATGCGGGGCCGTGCGATGGTGGAAAAGCTCAAGGATCTGATCCCCCGGCACATGTTCAAGATCCCGATTCAGGCGGCCATCGGTGGCCGGGTGATCGCGCGTGAAACGCTGTCGGCGATGCGCAAGGACGTGACGGCGAAATGCTATGGCGGTGACGTGACGCGGAAGAAGAAGCTGCTGGAGAAGCAGAAGGCCGGCAAGAAGAAGATGCGGCAGTTCGGCAAGGTCGAGATCCCGCAGACGGCGTTTATTGCGGCGTTGAAGATGGATGATTGACGGCCGTAGGGTGGGGTTTCACCCCACCATTGCGCGTGCGTGAGCAGGGGTGGGGTGAAACCCCACCCTACGCGTGACCTCGGGCCCGGTCCCGATGGATTGATGAGAACGGCCATTCCTCGGGCTGCTCAACCAGCCCGTGCTTGACCGGATTGTGCCAGCAATACGCCAGTTGCGCGTGGTAGTCCCCCTCATCCCGGATGTGGTGCTCCCAGAACCGGCGTTGCCAGATCCCGGCGTCCCCCTTGGCGATCTTCGAGCGTGAGCGCCGTATGGTGGGGTTCCACCCCACCTCTTGCCCGCAGCGGACCGCCTCGGTGGGGTTGAACCCCACCCTACAGCCATCGCGCAACAGCCGCGAGAATCGCGATTTGATCGCGCCCCAGCGGGTGGAGTAATCGCTGTCGCGCTCGGGCAGGGTCCAGACGCAGTGCAGATGGTCGGGCAGCACGACGAAAGCGTCGATGGTGAAGGGGCGTTCGCGCTGCGTTGTCGCGACCGCATGGCGAAGGCGGGCGACTTCGTCGGCCAGCAGCGTGCAGCCGCGCTCCTCCAGCCTGACGGTGAAGAAAATGGTGGCTCCGGGCAATCGGGGGCGGCGATAGGACGGCATGGCGCCTATCAGCGCAGAAACAGGTTGCCGGATGGTTAACGGCTTTGAGGGAGCGCCAGCAGGCACCGACGAACGGCGAGAACCGTTGCCAAAAGGTTACCGTCGCCGGCTAACCCGTTGAAACCAATTGCCCGGAAAAATGTCCCCTCGTGGGACGCTCACTCTGCCGCCTGCCGCACCACCGGTTCGACTCCGGCGACCGAGCCCATCTCTTCGATCTCGGGCAGCCCCTCGCGCGAGAGCAGCACCGCGACCGGACGGGCCGAAGGGATATGCGAGCACACGATCATCGCCGCGACCATGATCGGCACCGCCAGGAACATGCCCGGAATGCCCCACAGCGCGCCCCAGAAGGCCAGCGAGATGATGATGCCGAAGGACGACACCCTCAGCGCCTTGCCCATCAGCATCGGGTCGATCACCGACCCCAGCACGAACTGGATCATCCCGGCGATCACGAAGACCAGCAGCGCCGTCGCCGGGTCGTTCACCTGAATGAGCGTGATCAGCCCCAGAATGATCGTTGCGATGATCGACCCGACCGAGGGGATATAGTTCAGCACAAAGGTCAGCACGGCCATCGGCCCGGCGAAGTCCAGCCCGAAGCCTTCCATCAGCACATAGACCGCCAGCGCGGTTGCCAGACTGACGCCGGTTTTCACCAGCAGATAGTGGTTCACCCGGCGCACGATGGAATGGATGATCCGCCCCACCCGCTGCGCCTGCGCCTTGTCGTGCAGCAGGTTTTCCAGCTTGGTGTTGAACCACAGCCGTTCGGCAAACAGGAACCCGACGAACAGGATCACCAGCGTCGTCGCCGACAGCAGGTTCGAGGCCTGCCCGGCCAGCGTGCTCAGATAGCTCGACACCTGAATAGAGCGGATCGAGGTTTCGACCATCGCCTCGGCCTCGGGCGAGAACCACGCCGCCAGCCGGGCAATCGCGGTGATGCCCTGATCGGTATAGGCCGCCGTGGTCGTCACCACCGTGTTGACCTGCGAGATCACCAGCCCCGACAGGGTCAGCAGCAGCACGGCGATCAGGGTAAACGCGGCCATCGAGGCGACCCAGTTGGTCAGCTTCCACGAGCCGATCCTGAGCCGTGAAAACGCGTTGATCGCATCCGCTGTCATGGCAAAGAGGATGATGGCGATGACCAGCGAGATCAGGATAAAGCGGGCGGCCACCAGCATGAACAGGATCATCGAAAAGGCGATGATACCCAGAAACCATGTCTGCAGCCGGTAGCGGTCAACCACCGACAGGCGGTGCGGATTGACGCTTTCGGCGGCGGCGGCGTGTTCGATCTCGTGCGGGGTCATCGTCGCTGCTTTTTGGGGCTATGGGGTAGAGTAGGGTGCGGCGGCGCGCGTTACAACACTCGGTTCCACTCAAGCACCGCTCACAGCGTCGCGCAGGGCCTGGGTGAGGTCACCGTAACCAGTCACGCGGCGTTCGTAGGCAAGCGAGAGACGCGCGGCACAGGCACGCGCGCGGATGTCGAGCGCGGGGTCGTCGATCTGCGCAAGGTAGACCAGCTTTTCGTAATTGCCGAACATCATCTGGATCAGTTCGGGGTGTTTCTCGAACCCCATCGGCTTCCAGACGAAGGCGTCGAATTGCTTGACCAGAAAATCGGTCAGGTAGAACGACGTGATCTCGTGCTCGGCCCGCTCGGCGAAATCGGCGTTGCCGGCGAAGAAGGAATAGCAATGCGGGCCCTCGACCATCTCGACGCCCAGTTTCGCACAACGCGCCTGCAACAGCCCGCCGGTGCCGCAATCGGCATAGACGACGAAGATGCTGTCATAGGCCGGGCGGAACTTCTCGACCGCCGCTTCGACCGCGTCGGGGATGCGGTCAGGCCACAGATGCAGGTTGGCGGGCAGGCAGTGCAGATCCAGATGCGTCCAGCCGTTCGCCGCCTTCAGCGCCAGAATCTCATGCGCCAGCGCACCGCAGGCCAGCGCCAGCACCTTGCCGCCGCTGCGGGCCGACAGCCCGTCGCTGGTGAGTCGGGCGTCATCGGGCCGGGTCATCTCAGCTGCCGCTGGCCGCGCGCGCCAGCGCCGGACGCAGGCGGCTTTCCACGATCTCATCGGTCAGCGGGCCGGCGTGGCGCATCAGGATATTGCCCTCGCCGTCGATGACAAAGGTCTCGGGCAGGCCGACAACGCCCCAGTCCAGCCCCATCCGCGCGCGCGGGTCGGCCCCGATGGCGGCGTAGGGGTTGCCCAGTTCTTCAAGGAAATCCATCGCCCGGTCCGGCTCGTCGCGGTAATTGACCCCCAGCACGGTGATCCCTTCATGCGCGAGCGCCTCGACCACCGGTGCCTCGGCCCGGCAGGGCGGGCACCACGAGGCCCAGAAGTTCACCAGCACCACATCGCCCGAGCGCAGCATATCGTCGGTGAACAGCGGCTGGTCCTCCAGCGGTGCCAGCTCCACTGTCGGCGCCTGATGCCCGGCGCGGGCCGAGGGCAGGTCATCGCGGTCCTCGCGGAAATTGCCCACGGCGACGAAGGCGACGAAACCGGCCAGCAGCACGGGGGGAGGATCAGCAGGGGGTTGATTTTGGGCATGTCAGACTCGGGTTACGCGCGCTTCAAGCGCGGCAAGGTCACGGCGAACCCGGCGCGACCGCGCCCAGGTCCAGGTGATGAGCAGGGCCAGAAGCCCCAGCGAAACCGCGTAGGCCAGCAGCACCTCGGTGGCGTAGGTTCCAAGATCAGGCATCAGGCACGGGCCCTTTCGCGGGTCATCAGGGCACGCGACCGGCGCGCGCGGATTTCGGTACGGGTGCCGGCCAGCACCAGCGCCACAAACAGAAGCACAAAGCCGATCATGCACAGATAGAGCGGACCCTTGTAGGACCAGTCCATCCGCGTGCCGGGCGCAACGCTGAGCGACGCGCCCTGATGCAGCCCTTGATTCCAGAACAGCGCCGCATAGCGCGACAGCACGGCAAAGACCGAACCGACAAGGCACAGAACGGCGGTCAGATCAGCGGCGGTATCGGGGTCCTCGATCGCGGACCATAGCGCGATATAGCCGACATAGAACAGAAACAGGATCAGGAACGACGTCAGCCGCGGATCCCACGCCCACCACGTCCCCCACATCGGTTGACCCCAGATCGCCCCGGTGATCAGCGCGATCAGTGTCATCGTTGCGCCAATAGGCCCTGCGGCCTTGGCGGCCAGCGCGCTGACATGATGGCGGCGGATCAGCCAGATCAGCGAGGTGACCAGCATCATCGCCCAGGCATTGATCGCCATCAGGGCGGCGGGCACATGCAGGAAGATGATCTTGATCGTCGCGCCTTGGCGGTAGTCATCGGGTGTCAGGAAAAACCCCCAGTACAGACCCACCGCGATCAGCGCAGCCGCCAGCACGGCACTCACCGGCATAAGCCAGTTCGAGAGCCGCATGAACTTGACCGGATTGGCGTATTCCCAGAGCGATGCCATTCAATTTTCCTAATGCGTACGGGGTCGGGTCTCAAAACACAGCGGCGTGAACCTAGCGCAGATTGATGCGTAAAGCGAAGGCTGCGGCGAAGGGTAGCAGGGCGATGGACCCGGCGGTGATCCCGGCGAGCAGGACAAGCGGGGTGGTGGGGTCGAGGCCCTGCGCGGCGCGGGTCACGGCCTGCGCGCCAAACACCAGCGTTGGCATGTACATCGGCAGCACCAGCAGCGACAGCAGCAACCCGCCGCGCTTCAGCCCCACGGTCAGCGCCGCGCCGAAGGCACCGATCATGCTGAGCGCGGGGGTGCCAAGGATCAGCGACAGCATCAGCGTGCCGTAGGCCGCGCCGGGCAGGTTCAGCAAGATGCCCAGAACCGGGGCGGCCAGGGCCAGCGGCAGGCCCGTCGTGCCCCAATGTGCCAGCGCCTTGACCGCCACCACCCCCTCAAGCGGGATCGGCGAGGTGGCGAGCAGATCGAGCGAGCCATCCTCATGATCCAGCGCGAACAGCCGGTCCAGCGAGAGCAGACAGGCCAGCAAAGCGCCGACCCACAAGATGCCGGGCGCGATGATCCCCAGCGTCACCGGGTCCGGCCCCACGCCCAAGGGTACCAGCACGGCAAGGATCAGAAAGAACCCCAGCCCCAGCCCAAAGCCGCCGCCCGCGCGGAACGCCAGTCGCAGGTCGCGGATCAGCAGCGCGATCACAGGAAGGCCTCGTCAAAACCCGGATCTACCGGCAGTGCCGCCTTGTAGGGTGCCAGTTCCAGCACCCGCGCCTCGGCCAGCCCCAGATCGATATGCGTCGCCATCAGCGCCGCGCCGCCCTGCGCCAGATGCCCGCGCACCACAGCAGCGAACAGCGCGACCGACGCCGCATCCAGCGACACTGTCGGCTCATCGAGCACCCACAGCCACCGCCCGGTCACCAACAGCCGCGCTAGGCCCAGTCGCCGCTTTTGCCCGGCCGACAGGGTCTGCGCCGGACGCTCGGCCAGCTCGGTGAGGTTCATCGCCGCCAGCGCCGGGGCAATGTCCCGCTGCCCGTGGATCGCCGCCCAGAACGACAGATTCTCCGCCACGCTCAACACCGCCTTCAACCCGTCGGCATGCGCGCCGTAGGTCATCTGTTCGGGCGGACAGGAAATCTCGCCGCTCAGCGCCGGTTGCAACCCGGCCAGTGTGCGCAACAGCGTCGTCTTGCCCGAGCCGTTCGGCCCACGCAGCACCAGCGCCTCACCGCCCGCGACGGTGAAACTCATCCCCTCGATCAGAGGCAGCCCGCCGCGGGCGCAGGCCAGATCCGTGACACGCATTTCCATGTCGCCCGTCCTAGCGCCTAAGCGCCTCGCCTGCAAAGAAAAGCCGCCGCCTGCGTCCCCGTGACCCAAGGCGCGCATTTTCTGTCGGAAAGTATCCACAGGAGGGGTTCAGGGGAGGGGCGTGCCCCCTCCCCTGGCGAGGGGGCTCGGGGGGCGAGCAGCCCCCCCGATGCTCAGACGTTCATCAACAGATGCTCGCGCTCCCAAGGGCTGATCACCTGCTGGAATTCCTTGTACTCATGCCGCTTGACCGAGGCATAGAGCGCCACGAAATCCGGCCCCAGCACCTCGACCATCGCGTCATCGGCGACCAGCAGATCAATCGCGTCGCCCAGTGTCAGCGGCAGTTCATCCTCGCCCATATAGGCGTTGATGCGGCACTCAGGCCGGGGATCGGTGCGTTCCTTCAGGCCCAGATAGCCGCACGCAAGCGAGGCCGCGATGCCCAGATAGGGGTTGCAGTCCATGCCCGCGATGCGGTTCTCGACCCGGCGCGCTTCCGGCCCGGCGATGGGGACGCGCAGCCCGGTGGTGCGATTGTCGCGGCCCCATTCCAGATTGATCGGCGCGGCAAAGTCGGGAACG
This window contains:
- a CDS encoding DUF1638 domain-containing protein, with protein sequence MTRPDDARLTSDGLSARSGGKVLALACGALAHEILALKAANGWTHLDLHCLPANLHLWPDRIPDAVEAAVEKFRPAYDSIFVVYADCGTGGLLQARCAKLGVEMVEGPHCYSFFAGNADFAERAEHEITSFYLTDFLVKQFDAFVWKPMGFEKHPELIQMMFGNYEKLVYLAQIDDPALDIRARACAARLSLAYERRVTGYGDLTQALRDAVSGA
- a CDS encoding REP-associated tyrosine transposase — protein: MPSYRRPRLPGATIFFTVRLEERGCTLLADEVARLRHAVATTQRERPFTIDAFVVLPDHLHCVWTLPERDSDYSTRWGAIKSRFSRLLRDGCRVGFNPTEAVRCGQEVGWNPTIRRSRSKIAKGDAGIWQRRFWEHHIRDEGDYHAQLAYCWHNPVKHGLVEQPEEWPFSSIHRDRARGHA
- the ccmD gene encoding heme exporter protein CcmD, whose protein sequence is MPDLGTYATEVLLAYAVSLGLLALLITWTWARSRRVRRDLAALEARVTRV
- the ccmB gene encoding heme exporter protein CcmB, translating into MIALLIRDLRLAFRAGGGFGLGLGFFLILAVLVPLGVGPDPVTLGIIAPGILWVGALLACLLSLDRLFALDHEDGSLDLLATSPIPLEGVVAVKALAHWGTTGLPLALAAPVLGILLNLPGAAYGTLMLSLILGTPALSMIGAFGAALTVGLKRGGLLLSLLVLPMYMPTLVFGAQAVTRAAQGLDPTTPLVLLAGITAGSIALLPFAAAFALRINLR
- a CDS encoding heme ABC transporter permease, whose amino-acid sequence is MASLWEYANPVKFMRLSNWLMPVSAVLAAALIAVGLYWGFFLTPDDYRQGATIKIIFLHVPAALMAINAWAMMLVTSLIWLIRRHHVSALAAKAAGPIGATMTLIALITGAIWGQPMWGTWWAWDPRLTSFLILFLFYVGYIALWSAIEDPDTAADLTAVLCLVGSVFAVLSRYAALFWNQGLHQGASLSVAPGTRMDWSYKGPLYLCMIGFVLLFVALVLAGTRTEIRARRSRALMTRERARA
- a CDS encoding DsbE family thiol:disulfide interchange protein; amino-acid sequence: MLLAGFVAFVAVGNFREDRDDLPSARAGHQAPTVELAPLEDQPLFTDDMLRSGDVVLVNFWASWCPPCRAEAPVVEALAHEGITVLGVNYRDEPDRAMDFLEELGNPYAAIGADPRARMGLDWGVVGLPETFVIDGEGNILMRHAGPLTDEIVESRLRPALARAASGS
- the ccmA gene encoding heme ABC exporter ATP-binding protein CcmA — translated: MEMRVTDLACARGGLPLIEGMSFTVAGGEALVLRGPNGSGKTTLLRTLAGLQPALSGEISCPPEQMTYGAHADGLKAVLSVAENLSFWAAIHGQRDIAPALAAMNLTELAERPAQTLSAGQKRRLGLARLLVTGRWLWVLDEPTVSLDAASVALFAAVVRGHLAQGGAALMATHIDLGLAEARVLELAPYKAALPVDPGFDEAFL
- a CDS encoding AI-2E family transporter, which codes for MTPHEIEHAAAAESVNPHRLSVVDRYRLQTWFLGIIAFSMILFMLVAARFILISLVIAIILFAMTADAINAFSRLRIGSWKLTNWVASMAAFTLIAVLLLTLSGLVISQVNTVVTTTAAYTDQGITAIARLAAWFSPEAEAMVETSIRSIQVSSYLSTLAGQASNLLSATTLVILFVGFLFAERLWFNTKLENLLHDKAQAQRVGRIIHSIVRRVNHYLLVKTGVSLATALAVYVLMEGFGLDFAGPMAVLTFVLNYIPSVGSIIATIILGLITLIQVNDPATALLVFVIAGMIQFVLGSVIDPMLMGKALRVSSFGIIISLAFWGALWGIPGMFLAVPIMVAAMIVCSHIPSARPVAVLLSREGLPEIEEMGSVAGVEPVVRQAAE